One Globicephala melas chromosome 17, mGloMel1.2, whole genome shotgun sequence DNA window includes the following coding sequences:
- the TMEM74 gene encoding transmembrane protein 74: MELHYLAKKSSQAALCDAVDWSSGGLPRDQADAAATKAALCCQRHCTSTPRAPEREGSKLSPSPASPCPSLQDSAIQLDFLPPGLLNSGNNQITAEQKVCDCCSQELETSFTYVDENINLEQRNRRSPSAKGSKHLGDLGWGNPNEWSPEAAISLISEDEDDASSEATSSGKSVDYGFISAILFLVTGILLVIISYVVPRDVTVDPNTVPAREMERLEKESARLGAHLDRCVIAGLCLLTLGGVVLSCLLMMSMWKGELYRRDRFASSKESAKLYGSFNFRMKTSTNENTLELSLVEEDALAVQS; this comes from the coding sequence ATGGAGCTCCACTATCTTGCTAAGAAGAGCAGCCAGGCAGCCCTGTGTGATGCTGTGGACTGGAGTTCAGGAGGGCTTCCCAGGGACCAGGCAGATGCAGCAGCCACTAAAGCTGCTCTCTGCTGCCAGAGACATTGTACGTCGACACCAAGAGCACCAGAGAGGGAAGGGTCTAAACTTAGCCCTTCTCCAGCATCCCCTTGCCCCTCACTGCAAGACAGTGCTATTCAGCTAGACTTCTTGCCACCAGGGCTTCTCAACTCAGGGAACAACCAAATAACAGCAGAACAGAAAGTCTGTGACTGCTGTAGCCAGGAATTAGAAACTTCTTTTACCTATGTGGATGAGAATATCAACCTGGAGCAAAGGAACCGGCGCTCCCCTTCAGCAAAAGGGAGTAAGCACCTGGGAGACCTTGGCTGGGGAAATCCAAATGAGTGGTCCCCCGAGGCTGCCATATCGCTGATATCCGAAGATGAAGATGATGCAAGCTCGGAAGCCACCTCTTCAGGGAAGTCAGTAGACTATGGTTTCATAAGCGCCATCTTGTTCTTGGTCACTGGCATCTTGCTGGTGATCATCTCTTACGTTGTCCCACGGGATGTGACTGTGGATCCCAACACTGTGCCGGCCCGGGAGATGGAACGTCTGGAGAAGGAGAGCGCGAGGCTGGGGGCTCACCTAGACCGCTGTGTGATTGCCGGCCTCTGCCTTCTCACGCTTGGGGGGGTCGTTCTTTCCTGTTTGCTAATGATGTCCATGTGGAAGGGGGAGCTATATCGGCGTGACAGGTTTGCCTCTTCCAAAGAGTCTGCGAAACTCTACGGTTCCTTCAACTTCAGGATGAAAACCAGCACTAATGAAAACACCCTGGAGCTGTCCTTGGTAGAGGAAGATGCTCTCGCTGTACAGAGTTAA